A segment of the Lycium ferocissimum isolate CSIRO_LF1 chromosome 10, AGI_CSIRO_Lferr_CH_V1, whole genome shotgun sequence genome:
catcatatcatcaaaacTACGCAGAGTGATCCCTGCCTATGTTTCCAATACAtgtaggttaaaaaaaaaagttactaaaaccataaggaaattttttttgttccttttgaaaaaaaataaaaatagaaaagtgcGTCAAGAGAGCGAGGATTAATTAATCTCGAAACATTATATGAGAGTAGTCTCTAAGCTTGAGAATTCCGCTATGTTTCTCACTTGATTTATATTACCTGAAGTCAAAGAAGTTCTAACGGGAAAAAATAGGGAGCAAAGTGAGAAATTTTGCACAACAATCTAAACCTAAACCATTATCAACCATATCAATGGCGGATCCAAAATTTTAAGCTTATAGCTTTCTACAACAGCTTCAAGTTAACATACAATAACAATTGGGTTCATCATCAAATAGTTATagatatttaatgaatttttagtACATATATAGATTCTGAAAGAAAAATTACTAGATTCACGTGAACCAAAATGACACTCTAGATCCACCCCGATCCGTATTGATAATTCAAATTGATTGCCTTGAAAGTAATCTACTGTTGAAAAAATAACAACTCTGTCAACACAGCTCAAATTCTAATAGAAGTTAGGTCATCACTACTAGGCATACGCATTTTTACCTACTGCATTCGACTCAAAATGTAACTGTCTCACGTCTCGGAAGTAGACAATGCAAACTCTTAAATTACAGTGATTGTCAAGCTTAGAATCGATAAGCAAACTGTATTGAAATGCAGGAGCTAAAATTTCTATCAAGTTCCAGAGGCCGTTAACCATGAAGTGGACTACACCAAAGGCAGAAACTTGGTAACCACTTGCCAACCGACACCTTTTGTAGCTAATAATCTTTGTTTGCTGGAAATGTCCTCGGCTATATTGAATCATCAGAATCCTCAGATTCAGTTCTATCAGGATCCTCACCAGCTGTCCCAGGCTCGGTAATGTCAGGCTTTGTTGCAGGTTGCGCCACTTTCTTATTCACATGGCGTGCACTTGCTTCACCTCCTTCCTCTTGCTCAGCAACTTCTATATGTAATCAATTAGTTAAGGAGTAATAGAAATGAGAAAGATGAAGCTTAGAAAGTCCTCTGCAACGGTAATGAAGTTCTAATATATGCTTTCAGCACGCAAACTCAGAAAATTTTCTGAAAGCTCAAAGCACTAAAGTGTCCCTAACATTACCCAAACCTCTTCTTGGTAAATGGTCAGACAGAAATTTTCACCAGTTTTTTCACTGGCAATAGTTGTCCAACTGATTGTGGTCTACAAGTCAATTTACCAACAGCATATCTTGGATTTGTTAGAACTCCGGGTTCTAATTAAACCTTAAATAAGTTTATTTAGCGACTTTCATTCGCGTATAATGACCAagtgtcattctttttaaaGCTAGTGGATAAAACCAAATATTAAAGGATATCAATATTCTCAGCTGTTCCACCAGCCATTATGTTCTGCAAGTCTTTCTCAACGCGCCGAACAAGCTCAGGCTGCCAAAAATATAACAGGCACATTGTAAGTACAAGGATTCTACCAGGAAAAAAAGGGTGATATATAGAACTAGAAAAGGGCAGATCAAGGGGCAGGGAGAGCTCCACTATATTTACTAACAGATTTTATTCCAATTCTACTTCTCAGCAGAGAAGCAGATAAACTAAGAAGCTTCAGGGAGAATAAGCCCCCATATTTGCTTTCACACAGACATATCCCCAACCATTCCATAAAAAGACCCCCATTCCACACGGTAGAAACAACCCACCCCTGACATTCTCTCTGCCGGGACAAATCAGAAAGTAAATAAATGAGGGGTCTTTTCAGAAAAGTAGGATATAGTTACATTAAGATCTGGTTCTCTTCGAAATCTTCGCCTTCGAGCATCTCTCATTGGAGGTGTGAGGCCATGTCTATATTCCACCACATCCGGAGCAGCATCACCTTCTTCTCTCACCATAATCATCTGTCAGACCAACAAAGTTTACATTTTAGGAAAGGGATGACGATTGGAAAACCACATTCATATaactgaaggaaaaaaaaaaagaaaaatcaaccCCAACCCTACTTGACCAACGTCTGCTGTTTTAATGAGCACGTTGTCATCATAAGTTTTGTATGACTCCACTATGCAAGGAAGATTCAAAAGTGATGCAGGAAAGTGCTCGTCGCCTATGACAAAAGTGCCAGTCTTTCCATCCTCTGAAAAGCACAagacttttttaaaaaagcacTTGCATGAACTATAATAAGATGCTTAAAAGAgcttagaaaatatatacagcCTTCATAAAAGAATGGTGAAGTTGCAAACGTATAAGAATCcaagcctcttttttttttttttttttatggataaGGTAAGGCATAAGAAACCAAGCAATCTAGGTATAATTCTAGGACAATGGCAAGAAGATATCATGAAAAGTTTAGTGCGGCTTCAATCTCATAAACTTGAGTTCATTGATGCTTATACTAACATTTATGCATATTTTGTCCCGGTCAAACATAATGACAGTGATTAATCTCTACTACATTAATAATGCATTAGTATTGCTTGCTTCAAGCATATGAAGGTGAAACCTCTGACATTTAAGGGCAGGTAAAAAGTAATCCTACCCCAATATCCATCAAACAATTTCTCATGTACTGAGTATATTAACTTCGCAGGGAAACCAAGCAAAGAAGTTGGTCGATCCTTGtttatattaataaatttttgttaaTAAAGGAAGGGATTTACATGAATGTGCATCTTGatcgaaatgaaataaaagtatGCTTCTCTATGATTTAATTGAATGAATATCACTGCACAGTGATCAAAATATTGTTAGTGCTTTTTGAATAATTAGATGATATATCCTTATACATCAGCAAGAGTATATCTTAGTATAATCTGTTACTGCagagaaaatgaataaaagagCTCAGCTAGCATGAAATGCTGCTGTTGTTAAAGTACCCAAGTCTTACACTCACTAACACAATCACACAAATACTTACACGACCAGCATTTGCTatagattaaaacaaaattaatcagACAGTACaagatacacacacacacacacacagaaaCCGTTTGTGCTTAATATCAATGACTCGGTCACTCGACCACAATGTTTGCACTTATCAGCATATGAAGAAAGGGAACAAAATCCATGCATTAGATATCAGATTATGCTATGTAACTTGTGGACACCAAAGGCTATGAAATTACAAATCAATCAAAACGAGAGTAGAGTAAATTCTGCTCTATTGACAACTTCACACCTCCAATCTGGAACATCATTATAGGTATCCCCGATAACCCCAGATAATAAAAGTTGTTCTAAAAACCATTCAGTCAATAATTAATCAATTACATCTCAATCCCAAATTAATTGGAGTCGGATGAATCATCTATGTATTTCCGCTCTATTCAAGtaaatttcattcaaataatttaCCTTTTTGAGACAAATCACAGATTCTCTAAAACCTAAAGACCCCCTAAATCCGAAATAGTATAAGGAAACAAAAGGGTTTGGGGTTAAACACActgggtgtggcctagtggtcaatgaagtgagtTGAGAACCGTGAGCTCTAAATTTCAAGAGGCAAAAAATTAGTAATTTCTTCACATTTTCCCAAGCCTTGGTTGAAGGCAGCAGGTAACCAGTGAAATTAGTTGAGATGCGTGCAGATTAgcccggacaccacggttataaaAAGTAATAATAAAAAGGTTAAAAGAATGACCAATCTGAACCTATAGAAAGTGAAATATGGAAAGACTATATATTTTATAGGTGAtgtaaggggtcgtttggttggaaacaagttatcccaggataacttatccttggattagttattccaccctcccacagggataaaataacactacaatcccGGAATAACTAACCCCGGCATTAGTTATACCACCATTTTATCCAGACCAAATGTGGGATAAattcatctcaaatataatcccaggattatttatccttatcccttgtaccaaacgagcccttattATAGAAGTGAAACAGCAGAAAGGGAATACTGGTGAGAAGTAGGACTAATATAAATCTGAAAGAGTAAATGCCCACATGTCAAATTCATGGCAACGTTCTAAAACTATCACCGAGGCACAAATAATTGTAACGAAAATTATAAGGGCAATAATACTTAGGAACTCCAAAAGAAAAATTTACCAGAAAAAGATAAGTCTAATTTGTCttctgaagaagaagaattttcaCTTAAAAGGCGGTCAATTCGCTCAGCAACAGAGGGTGGAACCCTCAAAATAAATTGTTCTTCCATGGC
Coding sequences within it:
- the LOC132033592 gene encoding transcription initiation factor TFIID subunit 7; amino-acid sequence: MEEQFILRVPPSVAERIDRLLSENSSSSEDKLDLSFSEDGKTGTFVIGDEHFPASLLNLPCIVESYKTYDDNVLIKTADVGQMIMVREEGDAAPDVVEYRHGLTPPMRDARRRRFRREPDLNPELVRRVEKDLQNIMAGGTAENIDIEVAEQEEGGEASARHVNKKVAQPATKPDITEPGTAGEDPDRTESEDSDDSI